A genomic segment from Brevundimonas mediterranea encodes:
- a CDS encoding sensor histidine kinase, translating to MALWHACWAVAASVTAFAAQSLGGLPDNVLAALLLTALPGIGGVMLMVRDSIGLRFVLMGGWLLASVAAAGLTGGATGAVPGLLVMPLAAGIVLDHPRIGDDRLTRLGIAALVLPLVSGLISSLLNGAEAQPPVLAAVSGLLAVAATASAIGLTWNERRKRLTLAEANSRRVEAVLNAQPGLTLLLDPAGRAVAAWGAPPPSVSIDALVNQGLIAAVHAPDRPAVAAALQRAAAGQTAEILFSPRQALDRRVVMILRRFDHGQDSGGDSGGDPPRLIAQAFDGTAQFARELGLESARAEAEAQSAGKTRFLANMSHELRTPLNAVIGFADIMRQRLFGPLPDRYAGYADSIHQAGGHLLDLINDVLDLSKIEAERYELALESLDARDPVSAAVALVRVQADDKGVDLAPVLPSIPLTVQADARALKQMALNLLSNAVKFTPTGGSVTLTLDGVGPYLELVVSDTGVGIAPEDLRRVGRPFEQAGGADQKAQGTGLGLSLVRSLTELHGGRMSIDSTLGEGTAVMVRLPVIPIEPVETRGEAPVEDLVAP from the coding sequence TTGGCCCTGTGGCACGCCTGCTGGGCGGTGGCGGCCAGCGTGACCGCCTTTGCGGCCCAGAGCCTCGGCGGACTGCCGGACAATGTGCTGGCCGCCCTGCTGCTGACGGCCCTGCCCGGCATCGGCGGGGTGATGCTGATGGTGCGCGATTCCATCGGCCTGAGATTCGTCCTGATGGGAGGCTGGCTGCTGGCGTCGGTGGCGGCGGCCGGCCTGACCGGCGGGGCGACCGGGGCGGTGCCCGGCCTGCTGGTCATGCCCCTGGCCGCGGGCATCGTGCTGGACCACCCGCGGATCGGCGACGACCGTCTGACCCGGCTGGGGATCGCCGCCCTGGTCCTGCCGCTGGTTTCGGGCCTGATTTCGTCGCTGCTGAACGGCGCCGAGGCCCAGCCGCCGGTCCTGGCCGCCGTCTCCGGCCTGCTGGCCGTGGCGGCCACCGCCTCGGCCATCGGCCTGACCTGGAACGAGCGCCGCAAACGCCTGACCCTCGCCGAGGCGAACAGCCGCCGGGTCGAGGCGGTGCTGAACGCCCAGCCCGGCCTGACCCTGCTGCTCGATCCGGCCGGCCGCGCCGTCGCCGCCTGGGGCGCGCCGCCGCCGTCGGTCTCCATCGACGCCCTGGTGAACCAGGGCCTGATCGCCGCCGTCCACGCCCCCGACCGCCCCGCCGTCGCCGCCGCGCTTCAGCGGGCCGCCGCCGGCCAGACGGCCGAGATCCTGTTCAGCCCCCGCCAGGCCCTGGACCGGCGCGTCGTCATGATCCTGCGGCGGTTCGACCACGGCCAGGATTCCGGCGGCGATTCCGGAGGCGACCCGCCGCGCCTGATCGCCCAGGCCTTCGACGGCACCGCCCAGTTCGCCCGTGAACTGGGCCTGGAGAGCGCCCGCGCCGAGGCCGAGGCCCAGAGCGCCGGCAAGACCCGCTTCCTGGCCAATATGAGCCACGAGCTGCGCACCCCGCTGAACGCCGTGATCGGCTTCGCCGACATCATGCGTCAGCGCCTGTTCGGCCCCCTGCCCGACCGCTACGCCGGCTACGCCGACTCGATCCATCAGGCGGGCGGCCATCTGCTGGACCTGATCAACGACGTGCTGGACCTGTCGAAGATCGAGGCCGAACGCTACGAACTGGCCCTGGAGTCCCTGGACGCGCGCGACCCCGTGTCGGCCGCCGTCGCTCTGGTCCGCGTCCAGGCCGACGACAAGGGGGTCGATCTGGCCCCGGTCCTGCCGTCCATTCCCCTGACGGTCCAGGCGGACGCCCGCGCCCTGAAGCAGATGGCGCTGAACCTGTTGTCGAATGCGGTCAAATTCACCCCGACCGGCGGGTCCGTCACCCTGACCCTGGACGGGGTCGGCCCCTATCTGGAGCTGGTGGTGTCGGACACCGGCGTCGGCATCGCGCCGGAGGATCTGCGACGGGTCGGCCGTCCGTTCGAACAGGCCGGGGGCGCCGACCAGAAGGCCCAGGGCACCGGCCTGGGCCTGTCGCTGGTCCGGTCCCTGACCGAACTGCACGGCGGCCGGATGAGCATCGACAGCACCCTGGGCGAAGGCACGGCCGTGATGGTGCGTCTGCCGGTCATCCCCATCGAACCGGTTGAGACGCGGGGCGAGGCGCCGGTCGAAGACCTCGTCGCGCCCTGA